A part of Gramella sp. MAR_2010_147 genomic DNA contains:
- a CDS encoding FecR domain-containing protein yields MKNNKIEKSILRYLNGAASRNDLDVLNEWIKDPLHLEKFKDYLKTHFAINLGMNNQDITKMKESLLKEIRNEKQKFRVQRRRNAIFKYAAVLIVMVGLFYYYGDQIFISQESAEIVSGEEMIILERENGEVEVLQNDGSIILTDNNGNTIGKQNGEELIYAKKKSATELVYNTLKIPYGKQLKIKLSDGTKIMLNAGSEFKYPVNFIDGKKRQVFLEGEAYFDVAHDSLHPFVVAANSLNIQVLGTKFNVANYREDISTEVVLVGGSVLLKSDHSEEEGTLLAPGQKGIFKKSENKIQTKEVNTSIYTSWTDGLVVFRKAPFQNIVKKLERHYNVKIHNTNADLAKEKFNATIDVESESLEQVLEYFNRIYGIDYRIINNEINIK; encoded by the coding sequence ATGAAAAACAATAAAATAGAAAAATCAATTCTTAGATATCTCAATGGAGCTGCTAGTAGAAATGATCTTGATGTTTTAAACGAATGGATAAAAGACCCATTACACCTGGAAAAATTTAAAGATTATTTGAAAACCCATTTCGCAATTAATTTAGGGATGAATAACCAGGATATAACCAAAATGAAAGAGAGCTTACTTAAGGAGATAAGAAATGAAAAGCAGAAATTCCGAGTACAAAGAAGACGTAATGCTATTTTTAAATATGCTGCAGTTTTGATTGTTATGGTTGGCCTATTTTATTACTACGGAGATCAGATTTTTATATCTCAAGAAAGTGCTGAGATTGTGTCAGGGGAGGAAATGATTATACTAGAGCGGGAAAATGGGGAAGTTGAAGTGCTTCAGAATGATGGAAGCATAATACTTACCGATAATAATGGAAATACAATAGGAAAGCAGAATGGTGAAGAATTGATTTACGCTAAAAAGAAATCTGCAACAGAGCTGGTCTACAATACTCTTAAAATTCCCTACGGAAAGCAGCTCAAGATTAAACTTTCCGATGGAACTAAAATAATGCTTAACGCTGGAAGCGAATTTAAATATCCAGTAAATTTTATTGACGGAAAAAAAAGACAGGTGTTTTTAGAAGGAGAGGCGTATTTTGATGTTGCGCATGATTCGTTACATCCGTTTGTAGTTGCTGCAAATTCGCTAAATATCCAGGTATTAGGGACAAAATTCAATGTGGCTAATTACAGGGAGGATATATCAACAGAAGTCGTACTGGTTGGGGGGTCTGTCCTACTTAAGTCTGACCATTCTGAAGAAGAAGGGACCTTACTGGCTCCTGGACAGAAGGGAATTTTTAAGAAATCGGAAAATAAGATTCAAACCAAGGAAGTGAATACTTCAATTTATACGTCGTGGACAGATGGACTTGTAGTATTCAGAAAGGCTCCATTTCAAAATATTGTTAAAAAACTTGAGCGTCACTATAATGTAAAAATTCACAATACCAATGCTGATCTGGCCAAGGAGAAATTCAACGCAACTATTGATGTTGAAAGTGAAAGTCTAGAGCAGGTACTGGAATATTTTAACAGGATCTATGGTATAGATTATCGAATAATAAATAATGAAATCAATATTAAATAA
- a CDS encoding TonB-dependent receptor, with protein MKLSLILFTITFAVQAGSSYSQKTPISMDLENVKLERIIDEIEAQTEFKFIFNTNTVDLNRIVSVNVKKKRLEKILDLLFDESVTTYEIYDEKVLLKPIAKPKGYESTSSLIKVQDQKELTGIVTDQNGMPLPGVNIIEKGTSNGAVTDFDGEYSITVSGEESVLIFSFLGFQSKEVLVGNSSTINLSLMESQSGLDEVVVVGYGSVDRRDVTGAVSTVGSEEINALPTTDVQQALKGRSAGVRVSQNSGQPGSGVQVQIRGGNSYLGNNNPLYVVDGFPITGSIEFLNPANIETINILKDASATAIYGSRGANGVIMITTKGGQRGEKGVIDIQSYYGVQNVLKTYDLMNSQQFAEMANISAQNSGTPEPFDLNNLSNVQTDWQDEIFRAAGIQNHTLTFSGGTDGSSYSASANYFDQDGIIKGTGQKRGSLRLALDQKVNDWTRLTANAVATRSEINDADVNNGNAGNNIWSAALQAPPTISVYDEEGNFSDVGIYPFSPTALSNPLLYKERKELLTSSKILTNMAVEVDIFKGLKFKVLGGVEQEYLERNYYSPSIIVNRTPEGLASFRMTRDISYLNENILSYNSAIGQNDNLSAVAGFTVQTYSRKFNSSSASGFTTDILEDNSLGSAENTNPNSSNVTDWKLLSWLGRINYDLNDKYLFTASVRADGSSRFGENNKWGVFSSGAFAWRISNEEFLKDFEDLSDLKLRVGYGETGSTAIAAYQSLNTLAEERATFGDSDVIGFANVSAPNPDLKWETTSQLGIGLDAAFVDDRYRLTVDYYKKNTKDLLAIIPLPGSTGFTSQITNLGEIQNTGMEFSAGALFGKSDFTWDVNAMVSFNKNEVITIGQDILGGSLDIPFNSSINLAREGEPLGVFYGYIEDGYDENGVIQYKDLNGDDQINSEDQTILGDPYPDYIYSLNNTLRYKNLSLNIFIEGSQGNELFWATGGYIANSFSTGGNQLVDVYNDYWTPQNTDAAYPAPSSNRAQLRISDRFVKDASYLRLKNVKLAYFLSGDRLNWGVSSMEVYVSGQNLLTSTDFPGLDPDVNTRGGTGDLRIGIAQTAYPTAKTFTIGFNFKI; from the coding sequence ATGAAACTTTCACTTATTCTTTTTACGATAACGTTTGCAGTGCAAGCGGGTAGTTCGTATTCTCAAAAGACTCCTATTTCTATGGATCTCGAAAATGTTAAGCTCGAGAGAATTATTGATGAAATTGAAGCTCAAACAGAATTTAAGTTTATTTTCAATACTAATACTGTAGATCTTAACCGAATTGTCAGTGTTAATGTGAAAAAGAAGCGTTTAGAAAAAATCCTTGATTTGCTTTTTGACGAAAGTGTGACCACCTATGAGATCTATGATGAGAAGGTCCTTCTAAAGCCTATAGCGAAACCTAAAGGGTATGAGAGTACTTCCAGTTTAATCAAGGTACAGGACCAAAAGGAATTAACGGGTATTGTCACTGATCAAAATGGGATGCCACTCCCAGGAGTGAATATAATCGAAAAAGGAACTTCAAATGGGGCCGTAACAGACTTTGATGGAGAATATTCAATAACTGTATCAGGTGAAGAATCAGTATTAATTTTCAGTTTTTTAGGATTTCAGTCTAAAGAAGTTCTGGTAGGTAACTCTTCCACTATTAATCTGAGTTTAATGGAGAGCCAAAGCGGACTTGATGAAGTTGTTGTAGTTGGATACGGCTCCGTTGATAGAAGAGATGTAACTGGTGCTGTTTCCACTGTTGGGTCGGAGGAGATAAATGCTCTGCCGACAACAGATGTTCAGCAGGCTTTAAAAGGAAGATCTGCGGGTGTAAGGGTCTCTCAAAATTCTGGGCAACCTGGTTCAGGAGTTCAAGTTCAGATTCGTGGGGGAAATTCTTATCTTGGAAATAATAATCCCTTATATGTGGTAGACGGTTTCCCTATTACGGGAAGTATAGAATTTTTAAATCCAGCAAATATTGAAACTATCAATATTCTCAAAGATGCTTCTGCTACTGCAATATATGGCTCCCGTGGAGCAAATGGGGTGATTATGATTACCACTAAAGGAGGTCAACGAGGTGAAAAAGGTGTTATCGATATACAGAGTTATTATGGGGTGCAGAACGTACTGAAAACTTATGATCTTATGAATTCTCAGCAATTTGCGGAGATGGCAAATATATCTGCTCAAAACAGTGGTACACCTGAGCCTTTTGATCTTAATAACCTGTCTAATGTACAAACGGATTGGCAAGATGAAATTTTTAGAGCCGCAGGTATACAGAATCATACACTTACGTTCTCAGGTGGAACTGATGGTTCGTCTTATTCGGCATCAGCCAATTATTTTGATCAGGACGGAATTATCAAAGGTACGGGGCAAAAAAGGGGATCCCTTAGACTTGCTTTAGATCAAAAAGTAAACGACTGGACAAGATTAACCGCCAATGCTGTGGCTACACGCAGCGAAATAAACGATGCCGACGTAAATAATGGAAATGCCGGAAATAATATTTGGTCAGCTGCCTTACAGGCTCCGCCAACTATTTCTGTTTATGATGAAGAGGGAAATTTTAGCGATGTGGGTATTTATCCCTTTAGCCCTACTGCATTAAGTAATCCACTATTGTATAAAGAGAGAAAGGAATTATTGACGTCATCCAAAATTCTGACTAATATGGCGGTTGAAGTAGATATCTTTAAGGGGTTGAAATTTAAGGTGCTAGGAGGTGTAGAGCAAGAGTATTTGGAGCGAAACTATTATTCGCCTTCTATCATTGTAAATAGAACACCGGAAGGTTTGGCTTCTTTTCGGATGACCAGGGATATTTCTTATTTAAATGAAAACATTTTATCTTATAATTCTGCTATTGGTCAAAATGATAATCTATCAGCTGTGGCTGGATTCACTGTACAGACCTATAGTCGAAAATTTAATAGTTCAAGTGCAAGCGGTTTCACCACGGATATACTTGAAGATAATTCATTAGGAAGTGCCGAAAATACGAATCCCAATTCTTCCAATGTTACCGATTGGAAATTACTTTCGTGGTTAGGTCGTATAAATTATGATTTAAATGATAAATATTTATTCACTGCAAGTGTAAGAGCTGATGGGTCTTCCAGGTTTGGTGAAAATAATAAATGGGGAGTGTTTTCTTCAGGTGCCTTTGCATGGAGAATAAGTAATGAGGAGTTTTTAAAGGATTTTGAGGACCTCTCAGATCTCAAACTTCGAGTGGGTTATGGCGAGACGGGTAGTACTGCTATTGCAGCTTATCAATCATTAAATACTCTTGCAGAAGAACGGGCTACTTTCGGCGACTCGGACGTTATAGGTTTTGCCAATGTCTCTGCTCCTAACCCAGACCTTAAATGGGAAACCACTTCCCAGTTAGGTATAGGTTTGGATGCAGCTTTTGTTGATGACAGGTATAGACTTACTGTAGACTATTATAAGAAAAACACAAAAGACCTATTGGCAATTATACCACTTCCAGGTTCAACAGGATTTACTTCTCAAATCACTAATCTTGGAGAGATACAAAACACAGGTATGGAATTTAGTGCCGGAGCTCTTTTTGGTAAAAGCGATTTTACCTGGGATGTTAATGCAATGGTTTCATTTAATAAAAACGAAGTGATTACCATTGGACAGGATATTTTAGGAGGGTCATTAGATATTCCTTTTAATTCTTCGATAAACCTTGCCAGGGAAGGAGAGCCATTAGGAGTGTTTTATGGATATATTGAGGACGGGTACGACGAGAATGGAGTAATTCAGTATAAAGATCTGAATGGAGATGATCAAATTAACAGTGAAGATCAGACGATTCTGGGCGATCCCTATCCTGATTATATATATAGTCTCAATAATACTTTGCGATATAAGAATTTAAGTCTTAACATTTTTATAGAAGGTTCTCAAGGGAATGAACTCTTCTGGGCTACCGGTGGATATATCGCTAATTCTTTTAGTACGGGGGGTAATCAGCTCGTAGATGTTTACAACGATTACTGGACTCCTCAGAATACCGATGCAGCTTATCCGGCTCCTAGTTCTAATCGTGCGCAGTTAAGGATATCAGACCGCTTTGTAAAGGACGCTTCTTATTTACGCCTGAAAAACGTTAAGCTGGCATATTTTCTATCTGGAGATCGATTGAATTGGGGGGTGAGTTCGATGGAAGTATATGTAAGCGGACAAAATCTTCTTACCTCTACAGATTTCCCAGGATTGGATCCAGATGTGAATACCCGGGGAGGAACTGGCGATCTAAGAATAGGAATTGCACAGACCGCTTATCCAACTGCGAAAACTTTCACTATTGGGTTTAATTTCAAGATTTAA
- a CDS encoding RagB/SusD family nutrient uptake outer membrane protein, protein MRKLIIFLAIVIINLCFTGCEDALAEYPKSRLVKENFYQNETDAFAALTAVYGIFSREGEFPSIYYMSLLENRADYSNGRGSQAGFSVYDSPMDNTSQSRVWDAYNDLYRGINRANAVIDNVAGIDNMNANLRNQYIAEARFLRAFFYMNLVKYWGGVPLRTEEFTSLDQIPAPRASASEVWELIISDLHEAIPDLADTFPESETGRVTSWAAKAALADTYLNIEEWSKAMEMADDIINSGPFSLVEVQAADDFLEIYGPESTTHSGEIFSAHQSITNGNGIATHIHLRNTGYSVGGYHAWLPVEGSLVWDWDTTDLRQQFSIYTEYVNGNGEVTPLPADTPKLFNKYRDAGTTGSFDGRNNIPFYRLAEMYLIYAEAASEVNGGPTPLATERLNIVRRRGYGVPLDSPSNVDFPEGMNYADFKDVVLEERVYELNLEMKRWNDLLRTGRAKEAIEATGKVWDDVSLLLPLPVDEINNNPALGPGDQNPGY, encoded by the coding sequence ATGAGAAAATTAATAATATTCCTAGCGATAGTAATAATAAACCTATGTTTTACTGGATGTGAAGATGCGCTTGCGGAATATCCTAAGAGCCGTCTTGTAAAAGAAAATTTTTATCAGAACGAGACAGATGCATTTGCAGCTCTTACCGCAGTTTATGGAATTTTTAGTCGAGAGGGTGAGTTTCCCAGTATTTATTACATGTCTTTATTAGAAAATAGAGCAGATTATTCTAACGGACGTGGCAGCCAGGCGGGTTTCAGTGTATACGATTCGCCTATGGACAATACGAGTCAGAGTAGGGTATGGGATGCTTATAATGATTTATATAGGGGTATAAACCGGGCTAATGCCGTGATTGACAATGTAGCTGGTATAGATAACATGAATGCAAATCTTAGAAACCAGTACATTGCAGAAGCAAGGTTTCTACGGGCATTTTTCTATATGAATTTAGTTAAATATTGGGGAGGGGTTCCACTTCGAACTGAAGAATTTACATCCTTAGACCAGATTCCAGCTCCGAGAGCATCGGCTTCTGAAGTATGGGAACTAATAATAAGCGATCTTCATGAAGCCATTCCTGATCTGGCCGATACTTTTCCCGAGTCTGAAACTGGTAGGGTTACCTCTTGGGCGGCAAAAGCGGCCTTAGCCGATACATATCTAAATATTGAAGAATGGTCTAAAGCTATGGAAATGGCAGATGATATAATTAATAGCGGTCCTTTTTCTTTGGTCGAAGTACAGGCGGCAGACGATTTTCTTGAAATCTATGGTCCTGAATCAACTACTCATAGTGGTGAAATTTTTTCTGCACATCAGTCGATAACTAATGGTAACGGGATAGCTACACATATTCATTTGCGAAATACAGGTTATTCTGTGGGTGGATACCACGCTTGGTTACCTGTAGAAGGAAGTTTGGTTTGGGACTGGGATACTACCGACCTTCGTCAACAATTCTCTATTTATACAGAATATGTAAATGGTAATGGAGAAGTTACTCCACTGCCTGCAGATACTCCTAAACTTTTTAATAAGTATAGGGATGCTGGAACTACCGGTAGTTTTGATGGCAGAAATAATATTCCTTTTTATCGTTTGGCTGAAATGTATCTTATTTATGCTGAGGCTGCAAGCGAAGTTAACGGAGGACCAACTCCTCTTGCTACTGAAAGGTTAAATATTGTTCGAAGAAGAGGATATGGTGTACCGTTGGATTCACCTTCTAATGTGGATTTCCCTGAAGGAATGAATTATGCAGATTTTAAAGATGTTGTGCTCGAAGAAAGGGTTTATGAGTTAAACTTGGAAATGAAGAGATGGAATGATCTACTCAGAACTGGACGAGCAAAGGAGGCTATTGAGGCTACAGGAAAAGTCTGGGATGACGTTAGTTTACTTCTTCCATTACCAGTAGATGAAATAAATAATAACCCGGCACTAGGACCTGGAGACCAAAATCCGGGATATTAA
- a CDS encoding arylsulfatase produces the protein MKFSCTILIILVSAGILSSCDSQKNVEAKKPKPNVILILADDLGYGDIGVYNEYSLVPTPNIDTLASQGIRFTDAYCPIAICSPTRYSLLTGTYAWRSRKKHGVMRNYERSMMKDGQLTLPQMFQKSGYTTAGFGKWHLGTLFPTLDGEKPVGYGKFYEPDNGRNIDLFGEVSDGPIDHGFNHWIGFSCASECFVFKDKTIIGALEHDFYTIDETPNKESIDMIPMDDYLPYITDASLEFLKNASAKKDKPFFLYYSPYVPHVPLAVSKEFLGSTQAGPYGDYVHELDFYIGKLLKGLDNLGLSDNTIVILASDNGSAFRTSYDGMDASNAANKLPGHFIDSEGRYMAPKDLSTLDRHSPNGILRGVKRSAWEGGVRTPLIARWPGHFPEGEETDEIFSLTDVMATLAPVAGYKLDNDVTTDGLNNLSAFAGEKKNKRRSVVVKAGNDVYGLRQDNWKFIEVPRKEREPYYELYDLSKDPSETANLANEHPERVQQMKAELNKILKGNSTTF, from the coding sequence ATGAAATTCTCATGCACCATTCTCATAATTTTGGTGAGTGCAGGAATATTAAGTTCCTGCGACTCTCAAAAAAATGTTGAAGCTAAAAAGCCTAAGCCAAATGTTATACTCATTTTAGCCGACGACTTAGGCTATGGAGATATTGGCGTTTACAATGAATACTCACTTGTACCCACTCCTAATATTGATACTTTAGCCTCACAAGGTATTCGTTTTACCGATGCCTACTGTCCTATTGCTATTTGCTCTCCAACAAGATATTCTTTATTGACCGGGACATATGCATGGCGCAGTAGAAAAAAGCACGGTGTAATGCGAAATTATGAGAGATCCATGATGAAGGATGGTCAACTCACATTACCTCAAATGTTCCAGAAGTCTGGCTATACTACGGCAGGCTTTGGGAAATGGCATTTAGGAACGCTTTTCCCTACTTTGGATGGGGAAAAACCGGTAGGCTATGGTAAGTTTTACGAGCCTGATAATGGAAGAAATATTGACCTTTTTGGAGAGGTGTCAGACGGGCCCATAGACCATGGGTTTAATCATTGGATAGGTTTTAGTTGCGCAAGTGAATGTTTTGTTTTTAAAGATAAAACTATAATTGGTGCGCTTGAACATGACTTTTATACAATAGATGAAACGCCCAATAAAGAAAGCATTGATATGATTCCTATGGATGATTATCTGCCTTACATTACAGATGCTTCACTGGAATTTTTAAAAAATGCGAGTGCGAAAAAGGATAAGCCATTTTTCTTGTACTACTCACCATATGTCCCACATGTTCCACTTGCGGTAAGCAAGGAATTTCTGGGTTCTACTCAGGCTGGTCCATATGGAGATTACGTACATGAACTCGATTTTTATATCGGTAAATTACTCAAAGGTCTAGACAATCTGGGGCTTTCCGATAATACTATAGTTATTTTGGCAAGTGATAATGGTTCTGCTTTTCGTACTTCATATGATGGCATGGATGCTTCAAATGCAGCTAATAAATTACCCGGTCATTTTATTGATTCCGAAGGAAGGTATATGGCTCCAAAAGATTTATCAACCCTGGACAGGCATAGTCCTAATGGTATATTACGTGGAGTTAAACGGAGTGCCTGGGAAGGGGGTGTACGTACTCCGTTAATTGCACGATGGCCAGGTCATTTCCCTGAAGGAGAAGAAACAGATGAAATTTTTTCTCTTACTGATGTTATGGCTACACTGGCACCCGTGGCCGGTTATAAATTAGATAATGACGTCACCACAGATGGACTAAATAATCTATCAGCCTTTGCGGGGGAAAAGAAGAATAAAAGGAGATCGGTAGTAGTGAAAGCCGGAAACGATGTATATGGGTTGAGACAGGATAACTGGAAATTTATAGAGGTACCGAGAAAGGAAAGAGAGCCCTATTATGAATTATATGATTTGTCAAAAGATCCCTCCGAAACGGCGAACCTTGCTAATGAGCATCCGGAAAGAGTTCAACAAATGAAAGCGGAATTGAATAAAATTTTAAAAGGTAATTCCACTACTTTTTAA
- a CDS encoding FAD-dependent oxidoreductase: MDSSCKLASENSTEEAKKATEDFTADVIVYGGTSGAVTAAVQIKKMGKSVIMVSPDKHLGGLSSSGLGYTDTGKKEVIGGLSREFYQRVYNYYTKDDSWRWQLREDYGNQGQGTPAIDGDNRTMWIFEPHIAEQVFDDFIRENDISVHKEEMLNRENGVIMVNGKIKSFTTLSGKTYIGKVFIDATYEGDLMAAAGVSYDVGRESNATYGEQWNGVQVDVFHHKHNFKNFQISPHKIPGDPSSGLIKGVSAEDPGKYGEADEKVQAYNFRLCLTTVEENRVPFYKPEDYDPARYELLARLYDSGWDQTFNKFDPIPNLKTDTNNHGPFSTDFIGANYEYPEASYERRAEIVQEHVNYQQGLMYFIANDPRVPKDVQQEFKKWGYAKDEFKDNNHWPHQIYVREARRMLGDYVMTEHDILGKRKVPKSIGMGSYTMDSHNVQRYITSEGYVQNEGDIGVHAKEPYQIALGTIMPKKEECANLLVPLAVSSSHIAFGSIRMEPVFMILGQSAATVAAIATDKNVPIQEINYEVLKEELVKDGQVLKLSKSK; encoded by the coding sequence ATGGATTCAAGTTGCAAATTGGCATCAGAAAACTCTACAGAAGAAGCAAAAAAAGCAACTGAAGATTTTACAGCTGATGTTATTGTATATGGAGGAACTTCTGGAGCAGTAACTGCGGCAGTACAAATAAAAAAGATGGGGAAATCTGTAATTATGGTTTCTCCAGATAAACATCTTGGTGGACTTTCGTCCTCCGGTTTAGGATATACAGATACTGGAAAGAAAGAAGTTATAGGTGGGCTTTCACGGGAGTTCTATCAGCGGGTTTATAATTATTATACCAAGGACGATAGCTGGAGATGGCAACTTCGTGAGGATTATGGTAACCAGGGTCAGGGGACACCTGCTATTGACGGAGATAATAGAACCATGTGGATTTTTGAACCTCATATAGCTGAACAGGTTTTTGATGATTTTATTAGAGAAAATGACATTTCAGTTCATAAGGAGGAGATGTTAAACCGGGAGAATGGGGTAATAATGGTAAATGGAAAAATTAAGAGTTTTACCACCCTTTCTGGAAAAACTTACATTGGTAAGGTTTTTATAGATGCAACCTATGAAGGTGATTTAATGGCTGCCGCAGGTGTGAGTTATGATGTGGGACGGGAATCCAATGCAACCTATGGGGAACAATGGAATGGTGTACAAGTTGATGTTTTTCATCATAAACATAATTTTAAAAATTTTCAAATTAGCCCCCATAAAATTCCTGGAGATCCGTCAAGTGGTCTTATAAAAGGCGTGTCTGCTGAAGATCCGGGTAAGTATGGCGAGGCCGATGAAAAAGTACAGGCTTACAATTTCAGGTTGTGTCTTACTACAGTTGAAGAAAACCGAGTTCCTTTTTACAAACCAGAAGATTACGACCCTGCAAGATATGAACTTCTGGCGCGTTTATACGATTCTGGTTGGGATCAAACCTTTAATAAGTTTGACCCTATTCCCAATTTAAAGACAGATACCAATAATCACGGGCCATTTAGTACTGATTTTATAGGAGCCAACTATGAATATCCTGAAGCATCTTACGAACGGAGAGCTGAAATTGTTCAGGAACATGTGAACTATCAACAGGGTCTTATGTATTTTATTGCAAATGATCCTAGAGTTCCAAAAGATGTTCAGCAGGAATTCAAAAAATGGGGATATGCGAAGGACGAATTTAAGGATAATAATCATTGGCCTCACCAAATCTATGTGCGTGAGGCAAGGCGCATGCTTGGTGATTATGTAATGACAGAGCATGACATTCTAGGGAAGCGTAAGGTGCCCAAATCAATAGGAATGGGATCTTATACTATGGATTCTCACAACGTGCAGCGTTATATAACCTCTGAAGGTTATGTTCAGAACGAAGGTGATATAGGTGTTCATGCTAAAGAACCTTATCAAATTGCTCTCGGGACAATAATGCCTAAAAAGGAAGAATGTGCTAATCTTCTGGTTCCTCTTGCAGTATCAAGCTCTCATATTGCTTTTGGTTCCATTCGCATGGAGCCGGTATTCATGATACTTGGGCAGAGTGCTGCTACTGTAGCTGCCATCGCTACTGATAAGAATGTACCTATCCAGGAGATTAATTATGAGGTCCTTAAAGAAGAACTGGTAAAAGACGGTCAGGTACTCAAATTGAGCAAGAGTAAATAG
- a CDS encoding GDSL-type esterase/lipase family protein, which translates to MFVTVWRIFIVVVLGVFFSLHQVTAQKITVINAGISGDTTVNLLNRINADVLELNPDVVIIMVGTNDMLNTKNMISYSEYEHNLGLLLKHLNTHNIRTLLVSPPPVDANYLYKRHDKTLYDHTPNDKLDSVAHFMRLLSLNNNALFVDINRIFKDKEVPDHNRDLYIKNELNSEEEDGVHPTAKGYRLIAKEIFQVLKNESWLKPGSTILCLGDSITYGKNVPGQGTANGKTYPAFLKDYIQD; encoded by the coding sequence ATGTTTGTTACAGTTTGGAGGATATTTATCGTAGTGGTTCTCGGTGTTTTTTTCTCATTACATCAGGTAACTGCTCAAAAAATCACTGTTATAAATGCTGGAATTAGTGGCGATACCACTGTGAATTTATTGAATCGAATAAATGCCGATGTACTTGAATTAAATCCTGATGTAGTGATAATAATGGTAGGAACCAATGATATGCTGAATACAAAAAACATGATATCATATAGCGAATATGAACATAACCTTGGTCTTTTGCTGAAGCATTTAAATACACATAATATAAGAACTCTTCTGGTAAGCCCACCGCCAGTGGATGCTAACTATTTGTATAAAAGACATGATAAAACACTATATGATCATACACCAAATGACAAACTGGATTCCGTAGCCCATTTTATGAGGTTATTGTCTCTAAATAATAATGCTCTTTTTGTTGATATAAACAGAATTTTTAAAGACAAGGAAGTCCCAGATCATAATAGAGATCTGTATATCAAAAATGAGCTTAATAGTGAAGAAGAAGATGGTGTTCATCCTACAGCTAAAGGTTATAGGCTAATTGCAAAAGAAATTTTTCAAGTTCTTAAAAATGAAAGCTGGCTCAAACCTGGTAGTACCATTTTATGCTTGGGGGATTCCATAACATATGGAAAGAATGTTCCGGGACAGGGTACGGCTAATGGGAAGACTTATCCTGCCTTTTTAAAGGATTATATTCAAGACTGA